From Hymenobacter sedentarius, a single genomic window includes:
- the gcvH gene encoding glycine cleavage system protein GcvH, which yields MNLPATLHYTKDHEWIRVEGDVAYVGITDHAQKELGDIVYVDIDTLDKDVARHDVFGTVEAVKTVSDLFSPITGTVLEVNNKLADSPETVNSDPYGDGWMVKISIANPEELNDLLTAETYGELVGA from the coding sequence ATGAACCTGCCCGCCACCCTGCACTACACCAAGGACCACGAATGGATTCGCGTTGAAGGCGATGTCGCCTACGTTGGCATCACCGACCACGCCCAAAAAGAGCTGGGCGACATCGTGTACGTCGACATCGACACGCTCGACAAGGACGTGGCCCGGCACGACGTGTTTGGCACCGTGGAGGCCGTGAAAACCGTTTCGGACCTGTTCAGCCCCATCACCGGCACTGTGCTCGAAGTGAACAACAAGCTGGCCGACTCGCCCGAAACCGTGAACTCGGACCCCTACGGCGACGGCTGGATGGTGAAGATTTCCATTGCCAACCCCGAGGAGCTGAACGACCTGCTGACCGCCGAAACCTACGGCGAACTGGTAGGCGCCTAA
- a CDS encoding VanZ family protein, with the protein MLPLGKPERPAPRPYAALPLGWAAVVLVLTLTPADKMPITPVWELLSFDTAAHAGVFLVLAGLSWFSLRRQRRWPTLALRAGRAALLSSIVFGGLIEVMQYNMALGRHGEWTDLLSDAIGAALAVGVATAGAARLGRRPPLRVSTWVGLLLAGAALGAWPAPVAAQDLVRARHTIKKLASPCLHGRGYVKHGEHKAAAYLRGRFRELKLQPLAPDYTQPFALDVNTFPGKLQLDVMPFGPLRRMPQAKHLQPGRNFIAAPNSGSGKLDWGSRLVRLDTLAFTDSLVRQRSIAQLTRLPGAVLLTARVESQLAHWPHLRQALETAAARITLVPKLTALLASEQSAQVKLLALPTAAAWPAATTVPNQMKSVHLEVEAKLIRQYQTQNLAAIVRGSVQPDSFLVATAHYDHLGLMGKSTYFPGANDNASGVALLLELAAHYARPENRPAYSVVFLLFGAEEAGLLGSTYFVAHPLVPLKSIKFLVNLDLLGTGEQGATVVNGKVFEAPYQRLLALNEAHHYLPALGARGRAANSDHFPFSEAGVPAFFIYTRGGSTAYHDVNDRPEALSLAGFAGAFGLVRDFLNELGAAR; encoded by the coding sequence ATGCTACCCCTCGGCAAGCCGGAGCGGCCGGCCCCGCGCCCGTATGCGGCCCTCCCGCTGGGTTGGGCCGCCGTGGTGCTGGTGCTCACCCTCACGCCTGCCGATAAGATGCCCATCACGCCCGTTTGGGAGCTGTTGTCGTTCGACACAGCCGCCCACGCGGGCGTGTTTTTGGTGCTGGCCGGCTTGAGCTGGTTTTCGCTGCGGCGGCAGCGCCGCTGGCCGACGCTGGCCCTCCGCGCCGGGCGGGCCGCGCTGCTGAGCAGCATCGTGTTCGGTGGGCTGATTGAGGTAATGCAATACAATATGGCTCTGGGCCGCCACGGAGAATGGACCGACTTACTGAGCGACGCCATCGGCGCCGCCCTGGCGGTGGGCGTGGCCACGGCCGGGGCCGCGCGCCTGGGACGCCGCCCGCCGCTCCGGGTTTCGACTTGGGTTGGGCTGCTGCTAGCCGGCGCGGCGCTGGGCGCCTGGCCCGCGCCGGTGGCAGCTCAGGACCTAGTCCGAGCGCGTCATACCATCAAGAAGCTGGCTTCGCCCTGCTTGCACGGCCGGGGCTATGTAAAGCACGGCGAGCATAAAGCGGCTGCCTACCTGCGGGGCCGTTTCCGTGAATTGAAGCTGCAGCCGTTGGCTCCGGACTATACCCAGCCGTTTGCCTTGGACGTGAACACGTTTCCGGGGAAGCTACAGCTCGATGTAATGCCCTTCGGCCCCCTGCGCCGGATGCCTCAGGCCAAGCATCTGCAGCCGGGCCGGAATTTTATCGCCGCTCCCAATTCGGGTAGTGGCAAGCTGGATTGGGGGAGCCGGCTGGTGCGCCTCGATACGCTGGCCTTCACCGATTCCCTGGTACGCCAACGCAGCATAGCTCAACTTACCCGCTTGCCCGGGGCCGTGCTGCTCACGGCCCGCGTCGAAAGCCAACTGGCCCACTGGCCACACCTGCGCCAGGCCCTGGAAACGGCCGCCGCCCGCATCACGCTCGTGCCCAAGCTGACGGCCTTGCTGGCCAGCGAGCAAAGCGCCCAGGTAAAGCTGCTGGCCCTGCCCACCGCGGCCGCTTGGCCGGCCGCGACCACCGTGCCTAACCAGATGAAAAGCGTGCACTTGGAAGTCGAGGCCAAGCTGATTCGCCAGTACCAAACCCAGAACCTGGCCGCCATCGTGCGCGGCAGCGTCCAGCCCGATTCGTTCCTGGTGGCGACGGCGCACTACGACCACCTGGGCCTGATGGGCAAAAGCACCTACTTCCCCGGAGCCAACGACAACGCCAGCGGCGTAGCCCTGCTGCTGGAGCTGGCCGCGCACTACGCCCGCCCCGAAAACCGGCCGGCCTACTCCGTGGTCTTCCTGCTGTTCGGGGCCGAAGAAGCCGGGCTGCTGGGCTCCACCTACTTCGTGGCGCACCCGCTGGTGCCGCTCAAGAGCATCAAGTTTCTAGTAAACCTGGACTTGCTGGGCACCGGCGAGCAGGGCGCCACCGTCGTCAACGGCAAAGTATTCGAGGCGCCCTACCAGCGCCTGCTGGCGCTCAATGAGGCCCATCATTACCTGCCCGCGCTGGGCGCCCGCGGCCGCGCCGCCAACTCCGACCACTTTCCTTTTTCCGAAGCCGGCGTGCCTGCCTTCTTCATCTATACGCGCGGCGGGAGCACCGCGTACCACGACGTGAACGACCGGCCGGAAGCGTTGTCGCTGGCGGGCTTTGCCGGAGCGTTTGGCCTGGTGCGCGACTTCCTGAACGAGCTGGGCGCCGCCCGATAG